The nucleotide sequence TCGCATCACCCAGCACGTGGTGACGTCCGCGGACCAGGACATGGTGTTCCTGGGCACGGACCAGGTGCTCAACCGCCGCGTCACCGTGCTCGTGGCCTCACGTGAGAACGCCACGCAGGTGGCCTCGTCCGCGCGGGAGCTGGCCACGGGCGAGCGCACCGACGACGTGCAGGTGCTCGACCTGGGGCTGTCCGAGGGCCGCACGTACCTGATCGCCGGCGGGGACCCCGACCCGGACGTCCTGCTGGGTCTGGCGTACCCGCAGGAGCTGTACGTGGAGCCGTTCCAGACGGACAGCCTCGGCTCCGAGCTGTTCGGCGAGTCGCGGACCGGAGACCCCCACGCCTACGACGACGACGAGGCGTACTACACCGACCTCGACCGCCGGCTCCGCGCGGACGAGGACGAGGCCCAGCGTCGTCCCGGGTTCCTGAACCGCCTCTCCGAGCGCCTCGCCGAGCGGGTCCGTCCCTCCGACGGCACCGCGGCGAAGGCGGCCGCCGGGGCGTCGGCCCTGGCCGCGGCGGACGCCGCCACCCGGAAGCAGCAGGAGGAGCGCGAGCGGGCGGAGCGGGAGGCCGCCGAGCGCGCAGAACGCGAGCGCAAGGAGGCCGAGGAGAAGGCCCGCGCCGAACGGGAGGCCGCCGAGCGGGTCGAGCGGGAGCGCAAGGAAGCCGCCGAACGCGCAGAACGCGAACGTCGGGAGGCGGAGGAGCGTGCCGAGGAGGAGCGCCGCGCCGAGGCCGAGCGCGCGCGTCGCCAGGCGGAGCAGGAGGCGGAGGAGCGGGCCGCGCGCGAGCGGGAGGCCGAGCAGGCCCGGCTGGCCGCGGAGCGGGAGGAGGCCGAGCGCCGCGAGCTCGAGCGCCGGGCCGAGGCCCGCCGTCGTGCCGAGGAGGAGCGGGCCCGGGAGGCCGCGGAGCGCGAGGCTGAGAAGCGCGCAGCCCAGGAACGCGAGGCCGCGGAGCGCGAGGCTGAGAAGCGCGAGGCCCAGGCGGGCACCGCCGCGCTTCCGGCCGTGGCGGCCGAGAAGACCGACGCACCGGAGCCGGCCGCCCCGGACACCGAGGCTATCCCCGTGCGTCGCCAGCGTCCCGTCCCGCGCCGCGTGCTGGAGACCGAGTCCGCGCCGGCGGTCGACGAGAAGTCCCGCGGCACGGCGGCGCCGGTGGCCGCCGGTGCCGCGGCCATGCGCGCTGCGGATGCCGCGACCGCGGGGTCGACGGCCGCCGCCGCGGCTCCGGACGCATCGACCGCCGCGTCCGCCCCGCCGGCCGGGGGCGGCGAGGGCGCCACGGTGGCCGATCCAGGCGATGGGGACAGCCGGAAGAGCGGCGGCCCGCTGGCCCTGCTCCTCGTGCTCGGCCTGCTCGCCGCACTCGTCGTGGGCGGGGTGCTGCTGGCCCAGAACCTGCGCGGCGGGCCGGCCCCGCAGGCCGCGGCCGCGTCGTCCGAGTCTGCGTCGTCCGGGTCCGCATCGGACACCCCGTCGCCGTCGGAGAGCACCAGCCCCTCCCCCACCCCGACCAGCGAGAGCGCCGCGGCCGCCCCGCAGCCCGTCCAGGCCCTGCGCTCGGTGCCGGACCTGCCGGAGCACGAGGCCGAGCACGACGCGGACCTGCCCAACCTCATCGACGGCGACCCCACCACCGTGTGGCGCACCTTCGCCTACGCACGGCCGAACTTCGGCGGCTATGTGGAGAGCATGAACCTCGTGGTCCAGCTTGAGGACCGCACCGAGGTGAACGAGGTGACCCTGCAGAGCACGGGGGCCACCGGTGGCGCCTGGTTCGCCTACATCGCCGACTCCCCCGAGGGCGCGAACGCCCAGGAGATCGGCAACGGCACCTTCGACCAGGACACCGTCTCCATCCCCGTGCCGTTCGAGGGCACCGAGGCCGAGGCCGAGTACGTGATCGTCAGCCTCACCTCGCTGCCCCAGCTGGAGGGCACGACGTCGGACCTCCCGTTCGGCCTGCGCCTCGGCGAGATCGCCGTCCGCTGACCCCGCGCCCAGGCGACGGCGCGCCGGACCTTCCGGCCGCCGTCGCCGGACGACGCTGCACCGCGGCCCGACACCGCGGAATACCCGCCCGTGGCTCCGCCGTTGTCCTGGAGGAGCGTCCACCACCCCGATCCACTGGAGGAACCCGTGGCCCCCACCGCCCAGGACCAGAGCGTCCACAACGTCGTGATCGTCGGATCCGGCCCCGCCGGATACACCGCGGCGATCTACACCGCCCGCGCCGACCTCTCCCCCGTCCTCGTGGCCGGGGCGGTGACCGCGGGCGGCGAGCTGATGAACACCACCGAGGTGGAGAACTTCCCGGGCTTCCCGGAGGGTGTGCAGGGGCCCGAGCTGATGGCGAACCTCGAGGCCCAGGCCCGCCGGTTCAACACGGAGGTGGTCTACGACGACGTCGTGCAGGCCGACCTGACGTCGAACCCCAAGGTGCTCACGCTCGGCGACGGCACCCAGCTGCGCACCCACGCGGTCATCCTCACGACCGGCTCCGCCTACCGGAAGCTCGGCGTTCCCGGCGAGGAGCGCCTCTCCGGCCACGGCGTCAGCTGGTGCGCCACGTGCGACGGCTTCTTCTTCCGCGAGCAGGAGATCGCGGTCGTGGGCGGCGGCGACTCCGCCATGGAGGAGGCCCTGTTCCTCACGAAGTTCGCGTCCAAGGTGACCGTGCTGGTCCGCAAGGATGAGCTGCGCGCCTCCAAGGTGATGGCCCACCGCGCCATGGAGAACGAGAAGATCGAGTTCCGCTGGAACACCGAGGTCACGGAGGTGACCGGTGACGACAAGGTCAACACCCTCCGCCTGCGCGACACCCGCACCGGTGAGGCGTCCACGCTGGACGTGACCGGCCTGTTCGTGGCCATCGGCCAGGACCCGCGCACGGACCTGGTGCAGGGCCAGGTGGAGCTCACGGAGCACGGCACCATCCGCATCGACCATCCGTCCTCGCGGACCTCCCAGCCGGGCGTCTTCGCCGCCGGCGACGTCACGGACCACACCTACCGCCAGGCCGTCACCGCCGCCGGCTCGGGCTGCGTGGCCGCCCAGGACGTGGAGCACTACCTCGCGACCGTGGCCGATGTGGAGGAGGCCGCGCCGGCCGGCCCCGAGTCGGACGCGAACCCGGCATGAGCCACCGACTCATGACCCCTGACGGATCGTCATGGGTCATGTCGATAACACCCCTGTCCACCCTCGTCAGACACAGAACAAACCCCAGGAGGCTGCCATGAGCACCATCACCGTCACCGACGCCGACTTCGACCAGAAGGTCCTCCAGTCCGAGCTGCCCGTCCTCGTGGACTTCTGGGCCGAGTGGTGCGGCCCGTGCCGCATGCTCGGGCCCGTCCTGGAGGACATGGCCGTGGAGCACGAGGGCAAGGCCGTGATCGCCAAGCTCAACGTGGACGAGAACCCGGCCATCGCCGCGCGCTACGGCGTCACCTCCATCCCGCTCGTCGTGGGCTTCCAGAACGGCGAGAAGGTCGCCGAGTCCGTGGGCGCCAAGCCCAAGGCCGCGCTGGAGAAGGAGTTCTCGGCCCTGCTCGGCTGAGCCCCTCCCCCACTCACCACGACGGCCCCGTCACCCCAGAGGGTGACGGGGCCGTCGTGCGTTGATCTTCAGGACCAGCGGCGGGTGCCCGTGGACGCCGTCCGCGGGAACTCCGGATCAGGACTTCTTGCCCTTCCCCTTGCCGTCCTGACCGCCCTGGATGAGGTCCATGATGCGGTTCAGGTCCTCTACGGTGGTGAAGTCGATGGCGATGCGGCCCTTGCGCGCGCCGAGGGTGATCTTCACGGCGGTGTCCAGGCGGCTGGTGAGCGCGGTGGCGTAGTGGTCCAGGCGCTCGTGGCGGGCGTCGTCCGTGCTGCGCCGCGGCGTGCGGCCCGGCCGGAGCCCGCCCTGCAGCTGCGCGACCGCCTCCTCCGTGGACCGGACGGACAAGCCCTCCGACTGGATCCGCTGCGCCAGACGCTCCATGTCCGACGGGTCCGTGAGACCGAGCAGCGCACGCGCATGGCCGGCCGAGAGCGTGCCGGCGGCCACGCGGCGCTGCACGAGGGGCGGCAGCTTGAGCAGCCGCAGCGTGTTGGAGATCTGCGGACGAGAGCGGCCGATGCGCTGGGACAGCTCCTCCTGCGTG is from Micrococcus luteus NCTC 2665 and encodes:
- the trxA gene encoding thioredoxin — translated: MGHVDNTPVHPRQTQNKPQEAAMSTITVTDADFDQKVLQSELPVLVDFWAEWCGPCRMLGPVLEDMAVEHEGKAVIAKLNVDENPAIAARYGVTSIPLVVGFQNGEKVAESVGAKPKAALEKEFSALLG
- the trxB gene encoding thioredoxin-disulfide reductase, whose translation is MAPTAQDQSVHNVVIVGSGPAGYTAAIYTARADLSPVLVAGAVTAGGELMNTTEVENFPGFPEGVQGPELMANLEAQARRFNTEVVYDDVVQADLTSNPKVLTLGDGTQLRTHAVILTTGSAYRKLGVPGEERLSGHGVSWCATCDGFFFREQEIAVVGGGDSAMEEALFLTKFASKVTVLVRKDELRASKVMAHRAMENEKIEFRWNTEVTEVTGDDKVNTLRLRDTRTGEASTLDVTGLFVAIGQDPRTDLVQGQVELTEHGTIRIDHPSSRTSQPGVFAAGDVTDHTYRQAVTAAGSGCVAAQDVEHYLATVADVEEAAPAGPESDANPA